In Cervus elaphus chromosome 24, mCerEla1.1, whole genome shotgun sequence, a single genomic region encodes these proteins:
- the GNAT1 gene encoding guanine nucleotide-binding protein G(t) subunit alpha-1: protein MGAGASAEEKHSRELEKKLKEDAEKDARTVKLLLLGAGESGKSTIVKQMKIIHQDGYSLEECLEFIAIIYGNTLQSILAIVRAMTTLNIQYGDSARQDDARKLMHMADTIEEGTMPKEMSDIIQRLWKDSGIQACFERASEYQLNDSAGYYLSDLERLVTPGYVPTEQDVLRSRVKTTGIIETQFSFKDLNFRMFDVGGQRSERKKWIHCFEGVTCIIFIAALSAYDMVLVEDDEVNRMHESLHLFNSICNHRYFATTSIVLFLNKKDVFSEKIKKAHLSICFPDYNGPNTYEDAGNYIKVQFLELNMRRDVKEIYSHMTCATDTQNVKFVFDAVTDIIIKENLKDCGLF from the exons ATGGGGGCTGGGGCCAGCGCTGAGGAGAAGCACTCAAGGGAGCTGGAAAAGAAGCTGAAagaagatgctgagaaagatgctCGAACCGTGAAACTGCTGCTTCTGG GTGCCGGTGAATCTGGGAAGAGTACCATTGTCAAGCAGATGAA GATTATCCATCAGGACGGGTACTCACTGGAAGAGTGTCTCGAGTTCATTGCCATCATTTATGGCAACACACTACAGTCCATCCTGGCCATCGTGCGTGCCATGACCACACTCAACATCCAGTACGGAGACTCTGCGCGCCAG GATGACGCCCGGAAGCTGATGCACATGGCGGACACCATCGAGGAGGGTACGATGCCCAAGGAGATGTCAGACATCATCCAGCGGCTATGGAAGGACTCCGGTATCCAGGCCTGTTTCGAGCGAGCCTCAGAGTACCAGCTCAACGACTCCGCTGGCTA CTACCTCTCAGACCTGGAGCGCCTGGTAACCCCAGGCTACGTGCCCACGGAACAGGATGTGCTGCGCTCCCGTGTCAAGACCACGGGAATTATTGAGACGCAGTTCTCCTTCAAGGACCTCAACTTTCG GATGTTCGATGTGGGCGGGCAACGCTCAGAGCGCAAAAAGTGGATCCACTGCTTCGAGGGGGTGACCTGCATCATCTTCATCGCGGCGCTGAGCGCCTACGACATGGTGCTGGTGGAGGACGACGAAGTG AACCGCATGCACGAGAGCCTGCACCTGTTCAACAGTATCTGCAACCACCGCTACTTCGCCACCACGTCCATCGTGCTCTTCCTCAACAAGAAGGACGTCTTCTCGGAGAAGATCAAAAAGGCGCACCTTAGCATCTGCTTTCCGGACTACAACG GGCCCAACACGTATGAGGACGCCGGCAACTACATCAAGGTGCAATTCCTCGAGCTCAACATGCGACGCGACGTGAAGGAAATCTATTCCCACATGACGTGCGCCACCGACACGCAGAACGTCAAGTTTGTCTTCGACGCTGTCACCGACATCATCATCAAGGAGAACCTCAAAGACTGCGGACTCTTCTGA
- the SLC38A3 gene encoding sodium-coupled neutral amino acid transporter 3, with translation MEAPLQTEMVELVPNGKHLEGLLAVTPPTAGGQRVEGPGRSCVEGEGFLPKSPSKEPHFTDFEGKTSFGMSVFNLSNAIMGSGILGLAYAMANTGIILFLFLLTAVALLSSYSIHLLLKSSGIVGIRAYEQLGYRAFGTPGKLAAALAITLQNIGAMSSYLYIIKSELPLVIQTFLNLEDRTSDWYMNGNYLVILVSVVVILPLALMRQLGYLGYSSGFSLSCMMFFLIAVIYKKFHVPCPLSPNVGNMTSNISLVEIDKDEAGLQAKTEAGAFCTPSYFTLNTQTAYTIPIMAFAFVCHPEVLPIYTELKDPSKRKMQRISNLSIAVMYVMYFLAALFGYLTFYDGVESELLHAYNQVDPFDVLILCVRVAVLTAVTLTVPIVLFPVRRALQQMLFPDREFSWLRHVLIAVGLLTCINLLVIFAPNILGIFGVIGATSAPCLIFIFPAIFYFRIIPTEKEPARSTPKILALCFGALGILLMTMSLSFIIMDWVSGTSRHGGSH, from the exons ATGGAGGCACCTCTGCAGACAGAGATGGTGGAGCTGGTGCCCAACGGCAAGCACTTGGAGGGGCTCCTCGCAGTCACTCCCCCCACAGCTGGCGGCCAGAG GGTCGAGGGGCCCGGACGGAGCTGTGTTGAGGGCGAAGGCTTCCTACCAAAGAGCCCCAGCAAGGAGCCACACTTCACCGAC TTCGAGGGGAAGACATCGTTCGGGATGTCAGTGTTCAACCTCAGCAATGCCATCATGGGCAGTGGCATCCTGGGGCTCGCCTATGCCATGGCCAACACGGGCATCatccttttcct GTTCCTGTTGACGGCCGTCGCCTTGCTGTCCAGTTACTCCATTCATCTGCTACTCAAGTCCTCAGGGATCGTGG GCATCCGTGCCTATGAGCAGCTAGGCTACCGTGCCTTTGGGACCCCAGGAAAGCTGGCAGCTGCCCTGGCCATCACGCTGCAGAACATCGGAG CCATGTCCAGCTACCTGTACATCATCAAGTCCGAGCTGCCTCTTGTCATACAGACCTTCCTGAACCTGGAGGATCGGACCTC GGACTGGTACATGAATGGAAACTATCTGGTGATCCTGGTCTCTGTCGTCGTCATTCTGCCCCTAGCCCTGATGCGGCAGCTCG GCTACCTGGGCTACTCCAGCGGCTTCTCCCTCAGCTGCATGATGTTCTTCCTAATTGCA GTCATCTACAAAAAGTTCCACGTGCCCTGCCCGCTGTCCCCCAATGTGGGCAACATGACAAGCAACATCAGCCTCGTGGAGATCGACAAAGACGAGGCAGGGCTGCAGGCCAAGACGGAGGCCGGGGCGTTCTGCACCCCGAGTTACTTCACGCTAAACACTCAG ACGGCATACACCATCCCCATCATGGCTTTCGCCTTTGTCTGCCACCCTGAGGTGCTGCCCATCTACACAGAGCTCAAGGA CCCCTCCAAGAGGAAGATGCAGCGGATCTCCAACCTCTCCATCGCCGTCATGTATGTCATGTACTTCCTGGCTGCCCTCTTCGGCTACCTCACCTTCTACG ACGGGGTTGAGTCGGAGCTGCTGCACGCCTACAACCAGGTGGACCCGTTTGATGTACTGATCCTGTGCGTGCGCGTGGCTGTGCTGACGGCAGTCACACTCACAGTGCCCATCGTTCTGTTTCCG GTACGCCGCGCCCTCCAGCAGATGCTGTTTCCTGACCGCGAGTTCAGCTGGCTGCGGCACGTGCTCATTGCCGTTGGCCTGCTCACGTGTATCAACCTGCTGGTCATCTTTGCCCCCAACATCCTGGGCATCTTCGGGGTCATTG GTGCCACATCTGCCCCGTGCCTCATCTTCATCTTCCCGGCCATTTTCTACTTTCGCATCATACCCACCGAGAAGGAACCTGCAAGGTCTACCCCCAAAATCCTG GCCCTTTGTTTTGGTGCACTTGGCATCTTGCTGATGACCATGAGCCTGAGCTTCATCATCATGGACTGGGTCTCGGGCACCAGTCGGCACGGAGGAAGCCACTAG